The following proteins come from a genomic window of Spirochaetota bacterium:
- a CDS encoding tetratricopeptide repeat protein — protein sequence MLQTEIQKIKNLIKLTDYSKALHIIEKLKSQNYWNLELEELRAILYLKTEEYNKAYEAYSELISKNDKNDIYIKGLIESCILGGRYEDALNIINKYEEVTNKPEYLYYIGLIHLKNNNFNDALNYYLEYLKYFPENEKIYNDIGIIYKNLENPKEAINYFLKGIRLDPNYFLTNYNLAIVYFQIGEYEKAEYYFRKALKINKNFTEIYNYLGMIDIHKKRYDKALKNLKKAFEKDPDNLNVKNNLAILYDYTNNVSKAEELYKELIAKNSDNFIYYINLANILNRENKFDESLSYLFQGIKRFKNNPRIYSKIAETYYLSGNKQEALKYFNESLKIQSDNVESLKGIGTILYENKEYNNSLKYFLESLKYKNDDINILFNIASIYYSLKDYDKAILYLNKIIEIDPDNVDALIKLGQLYFDLKSYNQGFKILNKVKQIEPDNIYPYLILGDYYKNNNMLKEAIDEYSRVLNIKSLRSGSNLNIFNNTLEEYENLIRKLNRDKFEKLLQIQNKFKKEFSKKDNLLGKEPILSDEITKIEKSFDFDNIGTFIDEIENLDLKETEVLEENKEEIKEEAEPANLFDLGGVLNRKKMSEDDIENENLIREEEKGKSKEREEDLENNKNEPFYLYGFQGFDKEKLTDDQYDKTVLDKLNELKKDVKDIKDSKENIFDKDKYKTYDKLEVPSSFEEKYKIEEAYEEEPLIKPTKKILKNREPLKHENISEEIEELPIKKGTNLVDNEKEKGIKGINDTIKNIPPINIQVSGNAGLPGSQPIITQPQYISPSYPPYYESIKTKNEPYINQQSSKDHTKIVDKIEFETFEASKDEIQKEKVKDNNLNKYNYQIPEYTQFYSPPVYPNIPQFIHPKQFEKVQNINDRDQVSGNKNYEDTMPYKPEVSSDLEEKGGKPLSSQPKNKENLEEKDKKLFNDKNQEDMTDKDYNEDYINPNEVIIVSDDEKIDELLESNWNDKNERINLITNSLKILGKYFNESLTSLPPDRKLEIIADEKYKKLLKFIQE from the coding sequence AAAAAATTAAAAATTTGATCAAATTAACCGATTATTCTAAAGCTTTACACATAATTGAAAAATTAAAAAGCCAGAATTATTGGAATTTAGAACTTGAAGAATTAAGAGCAATTTTATATCTTAAAACTGAAGAGTATAATAAAGCTTATGAAGCTTATAGCGAATTAATAAGTAAAAATGATAAAAATGATATTTACATAAAAGGGCTAATTGAGTCATGTATATTAGGAGGAAGATACGAAGATGCATTAAATATTATTAATAAATATGAAGAAGTAACAAATAAACCTGAGTATTTATATTATATAGGATTAATTCATCTCAAAAATAATAATTTTAATGATGCTCTTAATTATTATCTTGAGTATTTGAAATATTTTCCAGAAAATGAGAAAATATATAATGATATTGGAATAATTTATAAAAATCTTGAAAATCCTAAAGAAGCTATAAATTATTTCTTAAAAGGCATAAGATTAGATCCTAATTATTTTCTTACAAATTATAATTTAGCTATAGTGTATTTCCAAATTGGAGAATATGAAAAGGCAGAATACTATTTTAGAAAAGCTCTAAAAATTAATAAAAATTTTACTGAGATTTATAATTATCTTGGTATGATAGATATTCATAAGAAAAGATATGATAAAGCATTAAAAAATTTAAAAAAAGCTTTTGAAAAAGATCCAGATAATTTAAATGTTAAAAATAATCTTGCTATCCTTTATGATTATACAAATAATGTTAGTAAAGCTGAAGAATTATATAAAGAATTAATAGCTAAAAATAGTGATAATTTTATTTATTATATTAATCTTGCTAATATATTAAATAGAGAGAATAAATTTGATGAATCATTAAGTTATCTATTTCAAGGAATAAAAAGGTTTAAAAATAATCCAAGAATATATTCTAAAATTGCCGAAACATATTATCTTTCAGGTAACAAACAAGAAGCTTTAAAATATTTTAATGAAAGTTTAAAAATTCAATCTGATAATGTTGAAAGTTTAAAAGGAATAGGAACTATTTTATATGAGAATAAAGAATATAATAATAGTTTAAAATATTTTTTAGAATCTCTTAAATACAAAAATGATGATATTAATATACTTTTTAACATTGCAAGTATTTATTATTCATTGAAAGATTACGATAAAGCTATCTTATATCTTAATAAAATAATTGAAATAGATCCAGATAATGTTGATGCATTAATTAAATTGGGGCAATTATATTTTGACCTAAAATCATATAACCAAGGTTTTAAAATTTTGAATAAAGTCAAACAAATAGAACCAGATAATATTTATCCATATCTTATATTAGGTGATTACTATAAAAACAATAATATGTTAAAAGAAGCTATTGATGAGTACTCAAGAGTATTGAATATAAAATCTTTAAGAAGTGGTTCTAATTTAAATATTTTTAATAATACTTTAGAGGAATATGAAAATTTAATAAGAAAATTAAATAGAGATAAATTTGAAAAGTTGCTTCAAATTCAAAATAAATTTAAAAAAGAGTTTAGTAAAAAAGACAATTTACTTGGAAAGGAACCTATTTTATCTGATGAAATAACAAAAATTGAAAAAAGTTTTGATTTTGATAATATTGGTACTTTCATAGATGAAATTGAAAACCTAGATTTAAAAGAGACAGAAGTATTAGAAGAAAATAAAGAAGAAATAAAAGAAGAAGCAGAACCTGCAAACTTATTTGATTTAGGTGGTGTATTAAATAGAAAAAAAATGTCTGAAGATGATATTGAAAACGAAAATTTAATCAGAGAAGAAGAAAAAGGTAAAAGTAAAGAAAGAGAAGAAGATTTGGAAAATAATAAAAATGAACCATTCTACTTATATGGATTTCAGGGTTTTGATAAAGAAAAATTAACAGATGATCAATATGATAAAACTGTTTTAGATAAACTTAATGAACTTAAAAAAGATGTTAAAGATATTAAAGATAGTAAGGAAAACATATTTGATAAAGATAAATATAAGACATATGATAAACTTGAAGTTCCGTCTAGCTTTGAAGAGAAGTATAAAATCGAAGAAGCTTATGAAGAGGAACCTTTAATTAAACCTACAAAAAAAATATTAAAAAATAGAGAGCCTCTCAAACATGAGAATATTAGTGAGGAAATTGAAGAGTTACCTATAAAAAAAGGAACTAATTTAGTTGATAATGAAAAAGAAAAAGGTATAAAAGGAATAAATGATACAATAAAAAATATTCCACCTATAAATATTCAAGTTTCTGGGAATGCAGGTCTTCCAGGTAGTCAACCTATAATAACACAACCTCAATATATATCTCCTTCTTACCCTCCATATTATGAATCCATCAAAACTAAAAATGAACCTTATATTAATCAGCAATCCTCAAAAGATCATACAAAAATTGTTGACAAAATTGAATTTGAAACTTTTGAAGCATCAAAGGATGAAATTCAAAAAGAAAAAGTAAAAGATAATAACTTAAATAAATATAATTATCAGATCCCGGAATATACTCAATTCTATTCACCGCCAGTTTATCCAAATATACCTCAATTTATACATCCTAAACAATTTGAAAAAGTACAAAATATCAATGATAGAGATCAAGTATCAGGAAATAAAAACTATGAAGATACTATGCCTTATAAGCCTGAAGTTAGTAGTGATTTAGAAGAAAAAGGGGGAAAACCTCTTTCTTCTCAACCTAAAAATAAGGAGAATTTAGAAGAAAAAGATAAAAAATTATTCAATGATAAGAACCAAGAAGATATGACTGATAAAGATTATAACGAAGATTACATAAATCCAAATGAGGTTATAATAGTAAGTGATGATGAAAAAATTGATGAATTATTAGAAAGTAACTGGAATGATAAAAATGAAAGAATTAATTTGATAACTAATTCTCTAAAAATACTTGGAAAATATTTTAATGAATCTCTTACTAGTTTGCCTCCTGATAGGAAGCTTGAAATAATAGCGGATGAAAAGTATAAAAAATTATTGAAGTTCATTCAGGAGTGA
- a CDS encoding Mur ligase family protein: MNDIYYNKTLDWIYSFTNLEINRSKDKIEDNYKLKKIENILNYFGNPQKGKFIVHITGTKGKGSVSYILNKIFIKNGYKVGLYTSPHIYEVTERIKVNDKEIPQEKFIFYANEIKKYVDTIKSKELIPTFFDILTSIAFLYFNDEKCDIWVVEVGIGGKYDSTNIVDSSLSIITSISKDHTEILGNTLEKIAMQKVGIVKKDKPLVTGRLIKKIYKVIENETKRNNSEFIYSPDYYQIKIDDFIIKNNENKLENGPSELNKNIKNHFYISDYPYILQKFKVINKNKDKIINKYSFNSSLIGTFQLNNFSVVFSAVDILNRYYNLGIKIDLELFEKIFYPGRFNLFKVFYNGKRMNLIVDGAHNGDSAKQFSKTVEILFQKGILEGNNNLLVVGMMADKDHQGILKEIIFHGNTIFFIEPDMYKDCRIENYESIYLKIKHDTQKYLKIKSDFNIDSEEIIVDENQNLHKMNPYKVNFINSIINLYSLTNKVLPDNIYFTGSLYLASIVLKDIQKVKNIKEIQY, translated from the coding sequence ATGAATGATATTTATTATAATAAAACTCTTGACTGGATCTACTCATTTACTAATCTTGAAATAAATAGAAGCAAAGATAAAATAGAAGATAATTATAAGTTAAAAAAAATAGAAAATATTTTAAATTATTTTGGTAATCCACAAAAAGGTAAATTTATAGTTCACATTACAGGGACAAAGGGAAAGGGTTCGGTTTCATATATATTAAATAAAATATTTATAAAAAATGGTTATAAAGTTGGGTTATATACTTCACCCCATATTTATGAAGTAACAGAAAGAATTAAGGTTAATGATAAAGAGATTCCTCAAGAAAAGTTTATATTTTATGCTAATGAAATTAAAAAATATGTTGATACTATAAAGAGTAAAGAATTAATTCCTACTTTTTTTGATATATTAACATCTATTGCTTTTCTTTATTTTAATGATGAAAAATGTGATATATGGGTTGTTGAAGTTGGTATTGGTGGGAAGTATGATTCAACAAACATAGTAGATTCAAGCTTATCTATTATAACATCTATTTCAAAAGATCATACTGAAATTTTAGGCAATACTCTTGAAAAAATAGCGATGCAAAAAGTTGGTATTGTAAAAAAAGATAAACCTTTAGTTACTGGTAGACTTATTAAAAAAATTTATAAAGTAATAGAAAATGAGACAAAAAGGAATAATTCAGAATTTATTTATTCACCCGATTATTATCAAATAAAAATTGATGATTTTATTATTAAAAACAATGAAAATAAACTAGAAAATGGTCCGAGCGAGTTAAATAAAAACATAAAAAATCATTTTTATATATCTGATTATCCATATATTTTGCAAAAATTTAAAGTTATTAATAAAAATAAGGATAAAATAATTAATAAATATAGTTTTAACTCTTCTTTAATTGGTACATTTCAATTAAATAATTTTTCTGTTGTATTTTCAGCGGTAGATATATTAAATAGGTATTATAATCTTGGAATAAAAATAGATTTAGAACTTTTTGAAAAGATATTTTATCCAGGAAGATTTAATTTATTTAAGGTATTTTATAATGGGAAAAGAATGAATTTAATAGTTGATGGCGCTCACAATGGAGATTCAGCTAAGCAGTTTTCAAAAACAGTAGAAATTTTATTTCAAAAAGGGATTTTAGAAGGAAATAATAATTTATTAGTTGTTGGAATGATGGCTGATAAAGATCATCAAGGTATTTTGAAAGAGATAATTTTCCATGGAAATACTATATTTTTTATTGAACCAGATATGTATAAAGATTGTAGAATAGAAAATTATGAGAGCATATATTTAAAAATAAAACATGATACTCAAAAATACTTAAAAATAAAATCGGATTTTAATATTGACTCTGAGGAAATAATAGTTGATGAAAATCAAAATTTACATAAGATGAATCCTTATAAAGTTAATTTTATTAATTCTATTATAAACTTATATAGCTTAACAAATAAAGTCTTACCAGATAATATTTATTTTACAGGATCTCTTTATTTGGCATCAATTGTGTTAAAAGACATTCAAAAAGTTAAAAATATTAAAGAGATTCAATATTAA
- a CDS encoding S41 family peptidase codes for MKYFYIRNTKKEILIFFFNFLLWLSFPSPIINNNYNYSNKDISYEFIDIDKFTLIRKFNLQKEKSIFDSSIIKSNYEIGKNFNLLKNYLEEVYHKIDLNQYIFEGNPFVLSSINNIIAKEDLIQDINKLFIILKVIYPESFINIDFIKKLNIIENEYLYELEKYIKDNNIKNGLIYKNIALEILKRVLIKYINNGHFILDNKFSLFNKRIFFYNNKLNILYNSDENFFYLYENSVYFKIELIDNDIPSKYLYFSFDKKENIFIGKFINYDQVKFNKEHTIEILLKDLNGKIIKKEIKLLPLYLNDFSEVKDDNKIYKDKIYYWKRIRNINYIRVKSFDSMYDNYLKGFVNDAEKLKREKFIIIDLRDNNGGSLKYIQLWLNKFFSSNIDLFYRGFSYENKLLYLLKMNYYKSINNIESYKYNLNKYSIIEEKQFSFDIIDNKKYRLENKENDNYIFIIQNYNTSSAAEVFIKVLKTFKNVFLIGTNSKGVMNFADPALIYLRNSKIIFYIGTKIIDHDLPYNPEGIGILPDIWTIEESLNYKYYIDLIESICNLKKKQNYD; via the coding sequence ATGAAATATTTTTACATAAGAAATACAAAAAAAGAAATTTTAATTTTTTTCTTTAATTTTCTATTATGGCTTTCCTTTCCTTCTCCTATAATTAATAATAATTACAATTATAGTAATAAAGATATTTCATATGAATTTATTGATATAGATAAGTTTACTTTAATTAGGAAATTTAATTTACAAAAAGAAAAAAGTATTTTTGATTCCTCAATAATAAAGTCAAATTATGAAATTGGAAAAAATTTTAATTTATTGAAAAATTATCTTGAAGAAGTTTATCATAAAATTGACTTAAACCAATATATTTTTGAAGGCAATCCTTTTGTACTATCTTCTATAAATAATATTATTGCTAAAGAAGATTTAATTCAAGATATTAATAAATTATTTATAATTCTTAAGGTTATTTATCCTGAAAGTTTTATAAACATTGATTTTATTAAGAAACTTAATATTATTGAAAATGAGTATCTTTATGAATTAGAAAAATATATAAAAGATAATAATATAAAAAATGGTTTAATATATAAAAATATAGCTTTGGAGATTTTAAAAAGAGTTTTGATAAAATATATAAATAACGGTCATTTTATTTTGGATAATAAATTCAGTTTATTTAATAAAAGAATATTTTTTTATAATAATAAACTAAATATATTATATAATTCAGATGAAAATTTTTTTTATTTATATGAGAATAGTGTTTATTTCAAGATTGAGTTGATAGACAATGATATTCCTTCTAAATATTTATACTTTAGTTTTGATAAAAAAGAAAATATTTTTATAGGAAAATTTATCAATTATGATCAAGTAAAATTTAATAAAGAACATACAATTGAAATATTATTAAAAGATTTAAATGGCAAAATTATTAAAAAAGAAATTAAGCTGCTTCCACTATATTTAAATGATTTTTCTGAGGTAAAAGATGATAATAAAATCTATAAAGATAAAATTTATTATTGGAAAAGAATTAGAAATATTAATTATATCAGAGTTAAATCATTTGATAGCATGTATGATAATTATTTAAAAGGATTTGTGAATGATGCAGAAAAATTAAAAAGAGAAAAATTTATTATTATAGATTTGAGAGATAATAATGGAGGAAGTTTAAAATATATTCAATTGTGGTTAAATAAGTTTTTCTCATCTAACATTGATTTATTTTATAGAGGTTTTTCATATGAAAATAAACTACTTTATTTACTTAAAATGAACTATTATAAATCAATTAATAATATAGAATCATATAAGTATAATTTAAATAAATATTCAATAATTGAAGAAAAACAATTTTCATTTGATATTATAGATAATAAAAAATATAGATTAGAAAATAAAGAAAATGATAATTATATATTTATAATTCAAAATTATAATACCTCATCAGCAGCAGAGGTATTTATAAAGGTTCTTAAAACATTTAAAAATGTTTTTCTAATTGGAACAAACTCAAAGGGTGTTATGAATTTTGCTGATCCAGCATTAATTTATCTTAGGAATTCAAAAATTATTTTTTATATAGGAACAAAGATTATTGATCATGATTTGCCTTATAATCCTGAAGGAATTGGGATATTACCAGATATTTGGACAATTGAAGAAAGTTTAAATTATAAATATTATATTGATTTAATTGAAAGTATTTGTAATTTGAAAAAAAAACAGAATTATGATTGA
- a CDS encoding thiamine pyrophosphate-dependent enzyme: MAKIQDLIQKRKVLTGGHRLCPGCTAPLIVKYISQGTNDPIVFTCATGCLEVSTTIYPFSAWLAPFMHNAFENSAATISGIESAYRILVEKGRIKEQNVKFVGLGGDGGTYDIGIQALSGALERGHQMLYVCYNNQAYMNTGYQRSSATLKGATTTTAPSGKISYGKKEYPKNLTWIISAHGIPYVAQGSPHDYNDLIAKAEKAFSIKGPSFINVISSCVPGWGIPSNLTLESTKLAFETCIWPIYEVENGILTKIKKPKEKKPVIEFLKLQSRFRHLLKNENYKNVIDDIQKKVDEDWETLLSLEGKKLFF; this comes from the coding sequence ATGGCAAAAATACAAGATTTAATACAGAAAAGAAAAGTATTAACCGGTGGTCATAGATTATGTCCTGGATGTACTGCTCCTTTAATTGTCAAATATATATCTCAAGGAACCAATGATCCAATTGTTTTCACATGTGCTACAGGATGTTTAGAAGTATCTACAACAATTTATCCATTTTCAGCATGGCTTGCTCCTTTTATGCACAATGCTTTTGAAAATTCAGCAGCAACAATTTCAGGAATTGAATCAGCATATAGAATACTTGTTGAAAAAGGAAGAATTAAAGAACAAAATGTTAAATTTGTTGGGTTAGGTGGCGATGGTGGAACTTATGATATTGGAATACAAGCCTTATCTGGAGCTTTAGAAAGAGGTCATCAAATGCTTTATGTTTGCTACAATAATCAAGCTTACATGAATACAGGATATCAAAGATCTTCTGCAACCTTAAAAGGTGCTACTACAACAACTGCTCCTTCAGGTAAAATTTCATATGGTAAAAAAGAGTATCCTAAAAATTTAACATGGATAATATCTGCACATGGCATACCTTATGTAGCTCAAGGTTCACCACATGATTATAACGATCTTATAGCAAAAGCTGAAAAAGCTTTCTCTATAAAAGGACCTTCTTTTATTAATGTTATATCCTCATGTGTTCCTGGATGGGGTATACCATCAAATCTTACCCTTGAATCTACTAAACTTGCATTTGAAACATGTATATGGCCTATATATGAAGTAGAAAATGGTATCCTAACAAAAATTAAAAAACCAAAAGAGAAAAAACCAGTTATTGAGTTTCTAAAATTACAATCAAGATTTAGACACCTATTAAAAAATGAAAATTATAAGAATGTTATTGATGATATTCAAAAAAAGGTGGATGAAGATTGGGAAACATTACTTTCACTTGAAGGTAAAAAATTATTTTTCTAG
- the porA gene encoding pyruvate ferredoxin oxidoreductase yields the protein MPNKLLLSGNSAVSEAMRQVEPDVVAAYPITPQTPIVQEFSQMVADGKVKTRTIEVESEHSAMSATMGAAAAGARAMTATSANGFALMIELVFIAAGLRLPIVMPVVNRSLGGPINIHCDHSDFFASRDFGWIMLMSENNQEAYENTIMAVKIAENHNVLLPVMVNLDGFVTSHSTEPVLVYDDSVIKNFVGSRIPKYTLLDFEKPLTFGSLSLFDSYFEIKRTQIEAMNNSKKYIKQVFEEFSKISGRKYDFIETYKADDADIIIIAMNSTCGTAKVAIDEMRKIGIKVGLLKIRVFRPFPEKEVADILGNAKIIGVLDRAASVGACGSPLYLEILSSLYRNTNNKPLVQNYIYGLGGRDINPDHIKDTINDLNNMMQSGNISLEQKYINLIE from the coding sequence ATGCCAAATAAATTATTATTAAGCGGGAACTCAGCCGTATCAGAAGCTATGAGACAAGTAGAACCAGATGTTGTTGCTGCATATCCTATTACCCCTCAAACTCCTATAGTACAAGAATTTTCACAAATGGTAGCTGATGGAAAAGTTAAAACAAGAACTATAGAAGTTGAGTCAGAACACTCTGCAATGTCTGCAACTATGGGAGCAGCTGCTGCTGGAGCTAGAGCTATGACAGCTACTTCAGCTAATGGTTTTGCTCTTATGATCGAATTAGTGTTCATTGCAGCAGGTTTAAGACTACCTATAGTAATGCCTGTTGTTAATAGATCTCTTGGTGGTCCTATAAACATACACTGTGATCATTCTGACTTTTTTGCTTCCAGAGATTTTGGATGGATCATGTTAATGTCAGAGAACAACCAGGAAGCATATGAAAATACTATAATGGCAGTTAAAATAGCTGAAAATCATAATGTTTTACTTCCTGTAATGGTTAATCTTGATGGGTTTGTTACTTCTCATTCAACTGAGCCTGTTTTAGTTTATGATGATTCTGTTATAAAAAATTTTGTTGGATCAAGAATACCAAAATATACTTTACTTGATTTTGAAAAGCCATTGACTTTTGGTTCTCTTTCACTTTTTGATTCATATTTTGAAATCAAAAGAACACAAATAGAAGCAATGAATAACTCTAAAAAGTATATTAAACAAGTTTTTGAAGAATTTTCTAAAATTTCTGGTAGAAAATATGATTTTATTGAAACTTATAAAGCTGATGATGCTGATATTATTATTATTGCTATGAACTCAACATGCGGAACTGCAAAAGTTGCTATTGATGAAATGAGAAAAATAGGTATTAAAGTTGGTTTATTAAAAATTAGAGTTTTTAGACCATTCCCAGAAAAAGAAGTAGCAGATATTTTAGGAAATGCAAAAATTATAGGTGTTCTTGATAGAGCAGCTTCTGTTGGAGCTTGCGGATCACCTCTTTATCTTGAAATTTTATCTTCATTATATAGAAATACCAACAATAAACCACTAGTTCAAAACTATATATATGGTCTTGGTGGTAGAGATATCAATCCTGATCATATAAAAGATACTATAAATGATTTAAATAATATGATGCAATCAGGAAACATTTCACTAGAACAAAAATATATTAACCTTATCGAATAA
- a CDS encoding 4Fe-4S binding protein gives MSKSWKDLMIGALVEGGTSRKYRAGDWRDQRPIFYETECIQCLFCVEQCPDEAIPFYNDNGKIKRKDYDYFFCKGCGLCHYVCPKKDKAIIMKPETEFSE, from the coding sequence ATGAGTAAATCATGGAAAGATTTAATGATCGGAGCTCTTGTTGAAGGTGGAACTTCAAGAAAATATAGAGCAGGTGATTGGAGAGATCAAAGACCTATTTTTTACGAAACTGAATGTATACAATGTTTATTTTGTGTTGAGCAATGCCCTGATGAAGCTATACCTTTTTATAATGACAATGGAAAAATAAAAAGAAAAGATTATGACTATTTCTTTTGTAAAGGGTGCGGTCTTTGTCATTATGTTTGTCCAAAAAAAGACAAAGCTATAATTATGAAACCTGAAACTGAATTTTCTGAATAA
- a CDS encoding 2-oxoacid:acceptor oxidoreductase family protein, producing MSNMIEIRFHGRGGQGAKSAGDILAAALFEKGKNIQAFPEYGSERKGAPVKSFVRISDSEILIHSGITTPDYVVVLDDTLLDAEKLDAGLKKGGAIIINSAKSPEKIKSKIKNPDIKYYVVDANDISIKYFGKAYPNAPMLAAFASATNIISIDELINAFKNYFGKKLSDEMLQKNIEVMKEAVKEVKNI from the coding sequence ATGTCAAATATGATAGAAATAAGATTTCATGGTAGAGGTGGCCAAGGAGCTAAATCTGCTGGAGATATTCTTGCTGCTGCTCTTTTTGAAAAAGGTAAAAATATCCAAGCTTTTCCAGAATATGGATCAGAAAGAAAAGGTGCCCCAGTAAAATCTTTTGTTAGAATTTCTGACTCTGAAATATTGATTCATTCTGGAATAACTACTCCTGATTATGTTGTTGTTCTTGATGATACTTTGTTAGATGCTGAAAAATTAGATGCTGGCCTTAAAAAAGGTGGTGCCATAATTATTAATTCTGCAAAGTCTCCTGAAAAGATAAAAAGTAAAATTAAAAACCCTGATATTAAATACTATGTTGTTGATGCAAATGATATTTCTATAAAATATTTTGGCAAAGCTTATCCAAATGCTCCTATGTTAGCTGCTTTTGCTTCAGCTACTAACATAATTAGCATTGATGAACTTATTAATGCCTTTAAAAACTATTTTGGTAAAAAATTATCTGATGAAATGCTTCAAAAAAATATTGAAGTAATGAAAGAAGCTGTAAAGGAGGTTAAAAATATATGA
- a CDS encoding SoxR reducing system RseC family protein gives MIKEKAIIVNSDNKNLYVKIIVENNESCSSCKAKSFCNANDKEFVIPLDDSNKNFNKNEEVYIILENISILKLSLIVYGIPFVFSLLGIFLGYFLIFSKFEENIKVLLSFIMSVVLLLLSLVIVKIIDRKFEKSIKYNIKKVEDKD, from the coding sequence ATGATAAAAGAAAAAGCAATAATTGTAAATAGTGATAATAAAAATCTATATGTTAAAATTATCGTAGAAAATAATGAAAGCTGTTCTTCTTGCAAAGCAAAAAGCTTTTGTAACGCTAATGATAAGGAATTTGTTATACCTTTAGACGATAGTAATAAGAATTTTAATAAAAATGAAGAAGTATATATTATATTAGAAAATATATCTATTTTAAAGTTGAGTTTAATAGTTTATGGTATACCTTTTGTTTTCTCTTTATTAGGTATATTTTTAGGATATTTTTTAATATTTTCAAAATTTGAAGAAAATATAAAAGTTCTTCTTTCCTTTATTATGAGTGTTGTTCTATTATTATTATCATTAGTAATTGTTAAAATAATTGATAGAAAATTTGAGAAAAGTATTAAATATAACATAAAAAAAGTAGAAGATAAAGACTAA
- a CDS encoding RnfABCDGE type electron transport complex subunit B has product MTILLSILVMGLTGAIFAVFLVYGNIKFHVEVDPRIEMIEKSLPGANCSGCGYASCAMYAEAIVLKNEKINKCVVGGDETTEKIGAILGVKAEKITKKVAIILCQGDLNLATFIGHYNGVKDCAFAYFSSTDVSKMCKYGCIGMGTCVRACPFDALKIDSEIGIPVVDTKKCTGCGNCVEACPRHLIELHPIDREIFIYCKNHDPTLVAKNICQKACIACGICVRNAQKDGNEEALKLIDNLAVINFDLYDKIKWEYGEKCPTAAYNKNRNIKK; this is encoded by the coding sequence ATGACAATATTATTATCAATTTTAGTAATGGGATTAACTGGTGCTATATTTGCTGTTTTTTTAGTTTATGGAAATATAAAATTCCATGTTGAAGTAGATCCTAGAATTGAAATGATTGAGAAATCATTGCCAGGTGCTAATTGCAGTGGTTGTGGTTATGCATCTTGCGCTATGTATGCTGAAGCTATTGTTCTAAAAAATGAAAAAATTAATAAATGTGTTGTAGGTGGTGATGAAACTACAGAGAAAATAGGAGCAATTTTAGGTGTAAAAGCTGAAAAAATAACAAAAAAGGTTGCTATTATATTATGCCAGGGAGATTTAAATCTTGCAACTTTTATAGGTCATTACAACGGTGTAAAAGATTGTGCTTTTGCTTATTTTTCATCCACTGATGTATCAAAAATGTGTAAATATGGATGCATTGGTATGGGAACATGTGTAAGGGCTTGTCCTTTTGATGCATTAAAAATAGATTCTGAAATAGGAATTCCTGTAGTTGATACAAAAAAATGTACAGGTTGTGGAAATTGTGTAGAAGCATGCCCTAGACATTTAATTGAGCTTCACCCTATAGATAGAGAAATTTTTATATATTGTAAAAATCATGATCCTACTTTAGTTGCTAAAAATATATGTCAAAAAGCATGTATTGCTTGTGGTATCTGTGTTAGAAACGCTCAAAAAGATGGGAATGAAGAAGCTCTAAAGCTTATTGATAATCTTGCAGTTATTAATTTTGATCTATATGATAAAATTAAATGGGAATATGGAGAAAAATGTCCAACTGCAGCTTACAATAAAAACAGAAATATTAAGAAATAG